Proteins from a genomic interval of Rosa chinensis cultivar Old Blush chromosome 2, RchiOBHm-V2, whole genome shotgun sequence:
- the LOC112184511 gene encoding uncharacterized protein LOC112184511 yields the protein MCQAAFNEGDCDEESYEFNKFVEDAEMPLFQNSERTKLDSLVQLHNLKARFGMSDTCFSELLSTVGSLLPKDNVLPQSLYEAKKTLNNLGLQYEKIHACPNDCILYRKDFSDEENCPKCGLSRWKLKRDKTVKVGQPAKVLWYFPIIPRFKRLFKSAETAEMLTWHEDKRTKDGHMRHPADSPAWKLPGNDIDIYLEPLIDDLQRLWDGVSDVYDAHRKEYFTLKAVLLWTINDFPAYGNLSGCTTKGYKACPICGDKTSATHLPHSRKMSYTCHRKYLPRHHPYRRQKKAFNNEQEFEVAPPPLSGEEVLNMVEDINCEYGKGKKKKTSDSTGTCWKKKSIFFNLEYWKSLHVRHALDVMHIEKNVCESLIGTLLNMPSKTKDNVAARLDMIDMGVRLDLGPNIGEKRTYLPAAPYTLSRAEKICMCTSFLGMKVPYGHSSNIKNLVSMDDLKLYGLKSHDCHTLMQQLLPVAIRAVLPKHVRISIMRLCFFFNALCTKVVDVSKLDKLQSDLVLTLCMLEKIFPPSFFDIMVHLTVHLVREVRLCGPVFYRWMYPFERFMKVLKGYVRNRFHPEGCIAESYIGEESVEFCSEFVHHCNPIGVPKDSSKLSGPLSSAKLKSIDEKERDQAHLHVLSNNAEVDPYKNAHKKIVEELYAGKKKSKKWLRSEHNRTFADWFQSKENPTEVSETIRWLARKPSFTVFTYEGYLYNGVKHFTKQRDDARVVQNSGVSLLAKTMQLSSAKDKNPVESEMTFYGVIEEIWELDYQAFKAPLFLCQWAANEKGIRQDEFGFTLVNLNRIGHQKDKFASASQVKQVFFVEDPIDSYWSVVLTTPNRDYRDCVYDDDLGDTTLEHQPFYVELPPCDEDENEAEATYLRENVEGFWVDQFTTPREH from the exons ATGTGTCAAGCAGCTTTCAATGAGGGTGATTGTGATGAGGAGTCATATGAGTTTAACAAGTTTGTTGAAGATGCCGAGAtgcctttatttcaaaacagtGAACGCACTAAGCTAGATTCATTGGTGCAACTTCATAACTTGAAAGCTAGGTTTGGTATGAGTGATACTTGCTTTTCTGAGTTACTTTCCACTGTTGGGTCTTTGCTTCCTAAAGATAATGTACTCCCTCAAAGTCTTTATGAGGCAAAGAAGACTCTCAACAATTTAGGGctgcaatatgagaaaattcaTGCATGTCCTAATGACTGCATATTGTATAGGAAAGATTTTTCTGATGAAGAAAATTGTCCTAAGTGTGGTTTGTCTCGTTGGAAGCTAAAGAGGGATAAAACAGTTAAAGTGGGTCAACCTGCCAAGGTGTTGTGGTATTTTCCTATAATTCCTAGATTTAAGCGTTTGTTCAAATCTGCCGAAACTGCCGAAATGCTTACTTGGCATGAGGACAAGCGAACTAAGGATGGACACATGCGCCATCCAGCCGATTCTCCTGCATGGAAGTTG CCGGGAAATGACATTGATATCTACTTAGAGccattgattgatgatttgcaaAGGTTATGGGATGGAGTTAGTGATGTCTATGATGCACATAGGAAGGAATATTTTACACTAAAAGCTGTTTTGTTGTGGACAATCAATGACTTCCCCGCATATGGAAACTTATCGGGGTGCACCACTAAAGGTTACAAAGCATGTCCAATTTGTGGTGATAAAACTTCAGCCACACATTTGCCCCATAGTAGGAAAATGTCTTATACCTGTCACCGTAAGTACTTGCCACGTCATCATCCTTATCGGAGGCAGAAAAAAGCATTTAATAATGAGCAAGAATTTGAAGTTGCTCCTCCACCGCTATCCGGAGAGGAAGTGTTGAACATGGTAGAAGATATTAACTGTGAGTATGGcaagggaaagaagaagaagacctcaGATTCTACCGGTACTTGTTGGAAGaaaaaatccattttttttaACTTGGAGTATTGGAAATCTCTTCATGTTCGCCATGCTCTCGATGTAATGCATATTGAGAAAAATGTTTGTGAGAGTCTGATTGGTACACTACTGAACATGCcttctaaaacaaaagataaTGTGGCTGCCCGCTTAGATATGATTGACATGGGTGTTAGACTTGATTTGGGTCCGAATATTGGGGAGAAAAGAACATATCTACCTGCTGCCCCATACACTTTGTCGAGAGCAGAAAAGATATGCATGTGTACTTCTTTCTTGGGAATGAAAGTTCCTTATGGTCATTCatcaaacataaaaaatttagtgTCCATGGATGATTTGAAGTTGTATGGATTGAAATCCCATGATTGTCATACATTAATGCAACAATTGCTTCCCGTGGCTATTCGTGCGGTGCTTCCTAAACATGTTCGAATATCTATAATGAGGCTGTGCTTCTTCTTTAATGCATTGTGTACCAAAGTGGTTGATGTGTCGAAGTTGGATAAACTACAATCTGATTTGGTTTTGACCTTGTGTATGCTAGAGAAGATATTCCCTCCCTCCTTTTTCGACATAATGGTTCATCTCACTGTGCATCTAGTTAGAGAAGTGCGATTATGTGGGCCTGTTTTTTATAGATGGATGTACCCTTTTGAACGGTTCATGAAAGTTTTAAAAGGGTATGTTCGCAACCGTTTTCATCCTGAAGGTTGTATAGCCGAGAGTTATATTGGAGAAGAATCTGTGGAGTTTTGCTCGGAGTTTGTTCACCATTGTAATCCAATTGGAGTTCCTAAGGATTCAAGTAAGCTGTCTGGCCCACTTTCTAGTGCGAAACTGAAGTCAAtagatgagaaagagagagaccagGCACATCTTCATGTGCTGTCCAATAATGCTGAGGTGGATCCATATAAGAA CGCCCATAAAAAGATTGTCGAGGAGCTGTACGCtgggaaaaagaagagtaaaaaaTGGCTAAGAAGTGAGCACAATCGTACGTTTGCCGATTGGTTTCAATCCAAG GAAAATCCTACTGAGGTTTCAGAAACAATTAGATGGCTGGCTAGAAAACCGAGTTTCACGGTGTTTACTTATGAAGGCTATCTTTATAATGGAGTTAAGCACTTCACAAAGCAGCGAGATGATGCAAGAGTGGTCCAAAATAGTGGGGTTTCCTTATTGGCTAAGACGATGCAATTGTCTAGCGCTAAGGATAAAAATCCGGTGGAGAGTGAGATGACTTTTTATGGGGTTATCGAAGAGATATGGGAGCTTGACTATCAAGCTTTCAAAGCCCCATTGTTTCTGTGTCAATGGGCAGCAAATGAAAAAGGAATCAGGCAAGATGAGTTCGGTTTTACACTTGTAAATCTCAATCGGATTGGCCACCAAAAGGATAAATTTGCTTCTGCTAGTCAAGTGAAGCAAGTATTCTTTGTTGAAGATCCTATTGATTCCTACTGGTCGGTTGTACTAACGACCCCAAATAGAGACTATCGTGATTGTGTCTATGATGATGATCTAGGGGACACCACCTTGGAACATCAACCGTTTTATGTAGAACTACCACCTTGTGATGAAGACGAGAATGAGGCTGAAGCCACTTATCTTAGAGAAAATGTTGAGGGATTTTGGGTCGACCAGTTCACAACTCCAAGAGAACATTAG